The Desulfobacterales bacterium genome includes a window with the following:
- a CDS encoding adenylate/guanylate cyclase domain-containing protein — MVIGFIFFFFIISGYSVLIFQNILIEKNSIINLQNNQIAELQKKIIDKENIFEEQRFMLAEANLELLEKHEQYEEQKFMLAEASINLLEKNELLEDQKMKLAEANIMLLEKNEIIQIEREKSEKLLLNILPIRVASDLKERGVTVPEKFENVTVYFSDIVGFTKMSSVLDPKYLIEELNEIFTAMDNIIELNHCERIKTIGDAYLCVCGMPEKNKYHAENVIRSAMQIIKYIDNRNKNFQTQWRLRIGIHTGTVVGGVVGIKKYIYDVFGDTINLASRMESNSEPMKINISEVTYQLVKDKFKFIQREPIEVKGVGQMQMYFVDAQ, encoded by the coding sequence ATGGTAATAGGATTCATTTTTTTCTTTTTTATTATATCGGGATATTCGGTTTTAATTTTTCAAAATATATTAATTGAAAAAAATAGTATAATCAACCTTCAAAATAACCAAATTGCAGAATTACAAAAAAAAATTATTGATAAAGAAAATATTTTTGAAGAACAAAGATTTATGCTGGCTGAAGCTAATTTAGAACTCCTTGAAAAACATGAACAGTATGAAGAACAAAAATTTATGCTTGCTGAAGCAAGTATCAATCTTTTAGAAAAAAATGAGCTGCTTGAAGATCAAAAAATGAAATTAGCTGAAGCAAATATAATGTTATTAGAAAAAAATGAGATTATCCAGATAGAACGTGAAAAATCGGAAAAGCTTTTATTAAATATTTTGCCTATCAGGGTAGCAAGTGACTTAAAGGAAAGAGGTGTCACGGTTCCTGAAAAATTTGAAAATGTTACAGTATATTTTTCAGATATTGTTGGTTTTACAAAGATGTCAAGCGTTCTTGATCCGAAGTATCTTATAGAAGAACTAAATGAAATTTTTACCGCTATGGACAATATAATTGAATTAAACCATTGTGAAAGAATAAAAACTATTGGTGATGCTTATCTTTGTGTATGTGGAATGCCTGAAAAAAATAAATACCATGCTGAAAACGTTATAAGGTCTGCTATGCAAATCATTAAATACATTGATAATAGAAATAAAAATTTTCAAACCCAATGGAGGCTTAGGATCGGAATTCATACAGGCACAGTAGTTGGAGGGGTTGTAGGAATAAAAAAATATATCTATGATGTTTTCGGTGATACAATTAACCTTGCATCAAGGATGGAATCTAATTCTGAACCAATGAAAATAAATATTTCGGAAGTTACTTATCAACTTGTTAAGGATAAATTTAAATTTATCCAAAGGGAACCAATAGAGGTAAAAGGTGTTGGACAAATGCAGATGTATTTTGTTGATGCCCAGTAA
- the corA gene encoding magnesium/cobalt transporter CorA, which produces MFNLYESNSSKVGLPPGSLVYVGPERTDQINISIIDYNKNTLQEKNSFDVKECFSDLKLNMKRWIHISGMHDESIIEAIGNHFNINHLILEDILNTNHRPKIEIHDNFIFVIMKFFYYDSEDSNKIIKEHLCIILGKNFIISFQEGTKDVFSLIKKRIKLKDSKIRKFGVDYLTYCIIDTIIDYYLNIADIVNDKIEDLEEDLINNSYENILNTIYELKREIIHIRRVVTPVRNIVNDLEKTDSLLISKSLSFYLRDLYDHTLQIVEQTEIFKELLTGLLDTYHSSLSNKMNEIMKVLTIISTLFIPLSFVTGLYGMNFHYIPELEWHYGYFFVLCIIIVAASSMILYFKKKKWL; this is translated from the coding sequence ATGTTTAATCTTTATGAAAGCAACTCCTCAAAAGTTGGACTTCCACCGGGAAGCCTTGTTTATGTTGGACCAGAAAGAACTGACCAAATAAATATAAGCATAATAGATTATAACAAAAACACATTGCAAGAAAAAAACTCCTTTGATGTAAAAGAATGTTTTTCAGATTTGAAACTAAACATGAAAAGATGGATACATATTTCAGGCATGCACGATGAAAGCATAATTGAAGCGATTGGAAACCATTTTAATATTAATCATTTAATTCTTGAAGATATACTTAATACTAATCATAGACCTAAAATCGAAATACATGACAATTTCATATTTGTAATTATGAAATTTTTTTATTACGACTCAGAAGATTCTAACAAAATTATTAAAGAACATTTATGTATTATATTAGGAAAAAATTTTATTATTTCCTTTCAAGAAGGAACTAAGGATGTATTTAGTTTAATAAAAAAAAGGATTAAGTTAAAGGATTCCAAAATAAGAAAATTCGGAGTAGATTATCTTACCTATTGCATAATTGATACGATAATTGACTATTACTTAAATATAGCTGACATTGTGAATGATAAAATTGAAGACCTTGAAGAAGATCTTATCAATAATTCATACGAAAATATTTTAAATACTATATACGAATTAAAACGAGAAATAATTCATATTAGGAGAGTAGTTACACCTGTTAGAAATATAGTAAATGACTTAGAAAAAACTGATAGCTTATTAATAAGTAAGTCCCTTAGTTTTTATTTGAGAGATTTATATGACCATACTTTACAGATAGTTGAACAAACCGAAATATTTAAAGAGCTACTTACAGGTCTTTTAGATACTTATCATTCATCTTTAAGTAATAAAATGAATGAAATAATGAAAGTTCTTACGATAATTTCTACTCTTTTTATTCCTTTAAGTTTTGTTACAGGTCTATATGGTATGAATTTTCATTACATCCCCGAGCTTGAATGGCACTATGGGTATTTTTTTGTATTATGCATAATAATCGTAGCGGCATCATCTATGATCTTATATTTTAAAAAGAAAAAGTGGTTATAA